CTTCTTCTCCTTGTACGAGCCGTACATGGAGGGAATGCCGAACGCGATGTGCCGCTTGAACTCGATGGTGTCGAGCGGCTCGAACACCTTTCCCGAAAGCAGGATGTCCCACTTGAGCGAATACTGGAGGTCGAGCAGCGCCCCGAGCGCCGCGTACGGGTCGCTTCCGCGCAGCGCCTCGAACAGGTCCTCCGGCGGGGCGAAGAGCCCCTCGCGCGCGTACGCCTCGAGCTTCTCGACGTCGCGCACCTTAGAAAAGTTGTACTTGTCGAAGATCATGCGGTAGACGTGCAGAAAGGTGATGAACTTCTCGATGTTGACCCTTGAGATGTCGAGAAAGCGCACGTTCTCGAACATCTTCCGGAATTCCTCGTCCGAGATGTCGTAGAGGAACTTCCATATCTTCGTCTTCGAGGTGTCGATGTCGAACATGTTCTTGATGAAATGCAGCATCTTAGTCATCTCGGCGGGAAAGCGCGTGTCGAAATACTCCTCGAAACAGCCGATGGCGTCCGTGCGCTCCGCGTCGCTCACGCCCTGCATCGCCGCCACGGCGGCGAATTCGATGAAGCGCTTCTTCCCCACCGCGCCCAGGAAGTCCCAGAAGTGCCCGTCGGCGACTTCGCTGAAATGCCTCCGCGCGGCCTCGAACAGCGCCTGCGCCGCCGGTTCGTTGTCGAGATTGATCAGACGCCAGGCGCGCGGCAGGGTATCGTACACCTCCGCCGGCACCAGGCCCTCGAGCAGGCGCCCCTCGCCGGTCATCCAGAATTCCATGATACGCTGAATGAGGAGCACCGTGCGGCTCGACGACTCCACGTGCACCTGCTTCCTGAGAAAGTGCACCAGGTCGTTCATCCGGTGGTTGGTGTCGATCTTCTCGGTGAAGGAGCGTATGTCGCCCGTCGCCCCGATATCGTGATAAAAGGCGGGAAAGACCGCCGCAAGCGAGGTGATGAGATGGAATACGTCCTTATAATCGCTGTTGAGGAGCTGCGAGATGTCTCGCTGGAAGACATCTGTGTCCTTGAGGAACACGCCGCCGAGCTTCAGGTTGACGATGAGCCCGGCGGCGAGCTTCTTCATGACAGGCGGATCGATCTCGATGAGCCGCATCCACGTGCGGATGTTCTCAAGGTGGCTGGAGTTGACGATCACCGACCAGTCCGATGCGATGCCGGAGAACTCGGGGAATCGAAAGCGCGACTGGATGAGGATGTCCACGAAATGGTCGATGAGCGAGACCCTTCCGGACTCGACGACCGTCTTGCCGATGGTGTAGATGGTGGCGAAGGCCGAATAATAGCTACCGTCCGATTCGACCTCACGCAGGAGGAGCGGCATCACCATGTCGACGACGCTTTTAAGGAGCGAACCCCGACCCGAGCCGTCGAGCGCACCGCAGAAGGAGGCGACGCTACGCGAGATGAAAAGCTGGAGGTCCCGGTCATCGCCCTCCTGCGCCCTGCGGATGAGGAAGGCGAGCAGCGCGAGAACCCCCTCCTCGCTCGAAACGGAGCCCCGTTCCACAAGACCCCTGCCGACCGCGCAGATGCGCTCCCACGTGCGCGTGTTGCGCGAGAAATCGGCCACGGATGCGATCCGCGCGAAGCGTTCCGCCGCGCTCCCCGCATTGGGCCGGGCGGCCAGAAGCACATCCTCCCGCTTCCTGCGCTGCGAAACCTTTTCCAGAAGCTCGAAGAGCTCCGCGGTGCCGGCGTCACGGCCCAGCGCCGCGCGCAGATTCTCCACCTCGACATCGCGCGCCGAGACCGATCGCTCCGCGTGAAGGGCGAGCTGCCCCACGAGCAGGTCGCTTACCAGGTCGAGGATGCCGTCCCCCGCACCGGAGTTCGCCGCGAGGACGCCACCGACCCTGCAAACCCTTTCGTTGACCCCCTCGAAATAATAGCCGTCGGCGCTCTCGCGCTTCATGAGGTCCAGGTAGTCGCGGGCGAACTCGTGGAAACGGAGCGCGATCGGCCCAAGCTCGGCGCGCCCCTCCGCGATCGCAGTGAGTACGAACAGGTACCGGTCGAAAAATGTCTCGCCGGCCCTGAGGGTGGATCCCTTTTTTCTTAGCGTGGCCTCGCGCAGGTAGTGGAAGATGACCGGCAGCACCGTATCCGCGTGGGGGGAAATATCGTGGATATGATCGAACAGGTACGAGCGGATGCCCGCCACCACATGTTTCCAGTCGATATTGGGGTGCGACATCTCCGCGATGAGACTCTCAACCCTCACGATGGCGCCGGCCCGCCCCTCGATCGGGACAAGCAGGTTCCGCGGATCATAAGCGTCGGGTTCGACCATCATGCCGCCCTATCGGCGAGTCCGCCGATCATTTGTCGGTAGCGCTGATGCAGAATGTGAAATCATCGGGTTCGCCCGGTGTGCGTGATATCCGTTTTATACTATTATAATAAATATTTACGAATAGCCCCTGTTGTGTCAACGACAAGTCGCCCCGGAAAAACAAAAAAGGAGGATGGGGATCCTCCTGAAGCGGGAATGGGGTAGAGACCGGCTTGGGCAAGCCTGTTACATCAGATAGTTTTCCAGGTGCGCGTACGTCTTCCTGATTTTCTTCATGGCCCTCGACTCGATCTGCCGCACCGTTTCGGCGGAGATGCCGAATTCGGCCCCCACCTCCTTCAGCGTGACCGGCCGCTCGTCGTCGAAACCGAAGCGCATCCGTAAAATCTTTTTTTCGTTATTCATGAGCGAGGACATCGCCTCTTCCAGTTCCCCGCGGAGATCCTTCCGGTAAACGGCCTGGTCGGGCGACTGGTACTTCTCGTCGCACACCACCTCATAGAGGTTGAACTCGTCGTCGTTGAGCGGATGCTCGAGCGATACCGTCGGCTGAAACACCTCGATGATATCGACCACCGTGTTCTCATCGACCCCCAGGAGATCGGCGATCTCCCTGGTCGACGGCTCCTTGCCCAGGTCGTTCGTCAGCGATTCCTGCGCCATCCTGACCTTTTTGAAGAGGTCGCCCTTGCGAATCGGGATGCGGATTGCCCGGCTCCGTTTTGCGATAAAGCGGGTGATGTAATGCTTTATCCAGTACGACGCGTAGGTCGAAAAACGGCAGCCCATCTTGTAATCGAACTTCTCGGCCGCCCGCATGAGACCGATGTTCCCCTCCTGCACCAGGTCGATGAGCGAGGGTTCCAGGCCGGTGTAGTTCTTCGCAATCTTGACCACCAGTCGAAGGTTGGCGTTTACAAGCCGCTCCCTGGCGAGCTCGTCTCCTTCTCCTTTCGCGATGGCCAGCTCGACTTCCTCCTCGGCCGTGAGGAGCTTCACCGCGTTGATTGCGTGGAAATACTGACTGATGCTGATTTCATCATAGCCTTCGTACGCTCTCATGCAACTCTCCTTCTCTAAGGGGTACTGACCATTAACAAGCAATAATCGTTCCAGAAGTCCCTGCGCTCGATCATTAATCAATATTACTTCAAACAGCGCCCCTGGCGGAAACACGATCGTCCCGGGAGCGCAAAAGCGCCGGTTTTTCCAGTATAAACAGCGTTTATGCGGTTTATTTTACGTGCATCGACTGCGGAAGGCGGCTATATTCATGCGCTCCGGCAAAGTGGAGGTACCGGTATATCCTGATAGGGCCGTTCGACCGGCAACAAATAGCGCATCTGGAGTGTAAAAAGCACACAATAGTGTATTATTTACACATATCTCGCTCGCCAGTGTGTAATTTTTACACTGGTGGTTCTTTTCGAATAGATAGTGCGCGGGGGGTTACTTGATGTTATACTTCTTTTTAAATTTATCCACGCGTCCGGTGGCGTCCAGAATCTTGTGCTGCTTCGTATAGAAGGGATGGCATGCGGAGCATATTTCCACGCGGAGGTCCTTGGAGGTCGAGCGCGTCTTGATCTCGTTTCCACACGCGCACCTGACGACGGTTTCCTTATATTCGGGATGAATGTTCGGCTTCATTTCAGTCTCCTCATCATGTATTCATCGCCTTGAAGAACGCCTTGTTGTTCTTCGTGGCCTTCATTTTCTCAACCAGTAGCTCCATCGCCTCGGTGGGACTCATCGCCGAGATGACTTTGCGCAGTATCCATAGCTTGTTAAGCTCCTCATCGTCAAGCAGTAATTCCTCTTTGCGCGTTCCCGATTTGTTGATGTCGATGGCCGGGAATATGCGCCGGTCGGAGAGCTTGCGGTCCAGGTGCAGCTCGGAATTACCCGTACCCTTGAACTCCTCGAAGATGACCTCGTCCATGCGGCTTCCGGTGTCGACGAGCGCCGTGGCCAGAATGGTGAGGCTCCCGCCCTCCTCGATATTGCGCGCCGCGCCGAAGAAGCGCTTGGGCTTGTGCAGGGCGTTGGAGTCCACGCCGCCCGAGAGGATCTTGCCGCTGGTCGGCACCACCTGGTTGTACGCGCGCGCCAGGCGCGTGATCGAATCGAGCAGGATGACGACGTCCTTCTTGTGCTCCACGAGTCGTTTGGCCTTTTCGAGCACCATCTCGGTCACCTGCACGTGGCGCGAGGCGGGCTCGTCGAAGGTGGACGATATCACCTCGCCGTTGACCGTGCGCTGCATGTCGGTGACCTCTTCGGGGCGCTCGTCTATGAGCAGCACGATGAGGAATATTTCGGGATGATTGGTGGTGATGGAATTGGCGATCTTCTGCAACAGCATGGTTTTACCGGTCCTCGGCGGGGCGACGATGAGAGCGCGCTGACCCTTGCCGAAGGGCGTCATGATGTTGACGATGCGCATGTCGACATTTTCCGACGCGGTCTCCATTACGATGCGCTCCATCGGATACAGGGGCGTAAGGTTGTCGAAGAGCGTCCGGCTCTGCAGGCGGTCCGGGTCTTCGAAGTTGACGGCCTCCACCCGGAGCAGCGCGTAGAAACGCTCGTTGTCCTTGGGGGGCCGTATCTGACCGGTGACGGTGTCGCCGGTGCGCAGACCGAAGAGGCGTATCTGCGACGGGGAAACGTAGATGTCGTCGGGACCGGGCAGATAGTTGTAATTCGGGGAGCGCAAAAATCCGTACCCGTCGCTGAGTATCTCGAGCACGCCGCTCGAAAAGATAAGGCCGTTACGCTCGGTCTGGGCCTTGAGCAGCTCGAAGATCATGTCCTGCTTCTTGAGACCGGAAACGCCATCGACGCCCATGGTGCGCGAAAGCGCCAGAAGCTCGTTGATGGTCTTGGATTTCAGGTCGGAGAGGTCCAGCCTGTTTTCGGGCGGAAGATTGCGCCTGTGAGGCGCCGGCGAAGCGCTCTCTCCACCGTTTTCTCCGGCCGGCCGGGGCGACGCGGAACCGCTTCTTTTTTCTTCGTCCGAGCCGGCGGTATACCTGCCCTCAGGCCTGGAAGTCCCGTTTACTCGTGCCATAATTCACCTTTGCTGTTATTAAGAGTCTCTCGTGTTCCGTCACACAGGATTGTCGATGGTAATGCCGCTCTCCAAAAATGCCGTACGGCGGGAAGGCACATAAAAACAGTGCCGCACTATACTCGATTCGCTAATGGCCGAAGATTGTGTTTCTTCCAAGGATGTGTTTTCGCCGAATCTGCGCTGTCTATCGTTCGATACCGTATGGTAATCCGCTTCTGCAAGGCACCCCGACGGGCCGCCGAAAAGCACCGCAGCCACGAAGGCTTAAAGATCAAACGCTTTTTACACCGCACCGAGGCAAGGAGGTTGTCGTTAACTGCCCGTCTCTGCGTACAATATAGTTCGCCGCAGATTTTCGTCAACAAAATTTTTCACTTTTTAGGCCCGCGCCCTGTCCGCCCCTTGTCAACTATACCCAGCTTTTTCATCCGCGCCGAGAGCGTCGCGCGCGAAAGGCCCAGGTCTTCGGCCGCCTTTTTGGCGTCCCCGCCCTGAGCGATGATGGCATTAACGATGGCGGTCCGCTCGGCCGACTCGAGCGTCTGCGCGAGCGGCTGTTTCTTCCCTCTGCGGGCGGCCTTCCCTCCGGCCGACGGCGCGTTCAGCTCCCTTCCGCAGTAAATGAGGTATCCCACGTTTTTACCGCCGCTCTGAAACGGCACCTTCTCGTAGTAGATGCGCATATCCTTGTTGTAAAAATAGGGTTCATCGCTGCCGTCCGCGCGGGTATGCACCTCGTTTTTGTCGGAATTGCCGAGCGACTTCTCGACGAACGCCGTATCGACCTCGCGCTTGAGCGCCGCCTCGTACAGGTCCTCGAAATGGCTGTTGTAGAAGATGGTGCCCCCCCTCTCGTTCAGGGCGTACAGGGCCCGGGGGATGTGTTCGAGGATGAGGTATATCATCCACTCCATCGCCTGCTTCTCGCGGTCCCCGGCGGCGTCAGCGGCCGTGGACTCGGCCCCGCGCGGCGACTCGCAGGCGGCGAGGAGCTGGAGGCGCGACCAGGTGCCCTGGATTTCACCGAAGAGGTTGATGGTGACGAACTCGCGGTTTTCGGCCACATGGGGCAGTACCTCGTCCAGCCGCATTTTGCGCGCGAGGCCCGTGATGAACGCGTCGATGGAGAGTTTTGCCGCGCGCTCGATATCGCTGAGCTCGGCGACGACATCTTCCTTCCTTAATATTCCGAGCAGTATACCGCGATGGGATACCACGGGGACGAGGGGCACGTTGTTCATGTAAAAAATCCTCACCACGTCCTCGGGCTTTTTGGCCCCGGGGTCGTAGGGATTCTCCCGGAATTCCCTGAAACCGCCCTTGCCTTCCCCCCGTTTTTCAGTCATCTGCTTATATACCCAGTACATCGAACATCGAGTAGAGCCCCGGCTTCCGGCCCGCTATATACTCGAGGGCCCGCACGGCCCCTCGCGCGAAGTTGTCGCGACTGGTTGCGCGGTGGGTGAGCTCCACGCGCTCGCCGATCCCGGCGAAGTAGACCGTGTGCTCGCCGACGATATCGCCGCCGCGCAGCACCTGCACGCCGATCTCGCCCGATGTGCGCCCGCCGATGATGCCGCTGCGGTCGTACGCCTCGCCCGCCGCGGTCAGATGGCCCGACGAGCCCTTCACCACCTCGATGAGGCGCTTGGCGGTGCCGGATGGGGCGTCCTTCTTGAAGCGATGGTGCGCCTCGAAGACCTCGACGTCGAAGTCGTCGCCGAGAACGCGCGCGGCGGTCTCGGTGAGGCGAAAGAGCAGGTTGACGCCAACCGACATGTTGGGCGACACCAAAAGCGGGATCGAGCGCGCGGCCTCTTCGAAGCGGCGGCGCTGCTCGTTCGAAAAGCCCGTGGTGCCCACAACGAGCGGCTTGCCCAGGCCCTGGGCAAGGGAGAGGAGCTGCATGGTGGCGGCCGGCGCGGAGAAGTCGATAAGGCCGTCCACCCGCGCGGCGTCGGCCTCGTTGATCGCGGAGACCAGCACGCCGGTGTTTTCGCCGTGAAGCAGGGACCCCACGTCCTTACCCATGCAGGGCGCGGAGGGCGCGTCGAAGGCGGCAAGCGCCGTGTGGCCGCGCTCTACAAGGACGCGCAGGATGGCCGTTCCCATCCTGCCCGAAACCCCGCAGAGCCCCGCTCTCACAGCTTAACCCCGTAGTCGACAAGGGCCTGGCGCAGCTTCGCGCGGTGCTCGTCGGAGAGCGGGACCAGCGGCAGCCGGATGTCGCCGGCGCAGCGTCCCATCATCTCCATCGCCGCCTTGACCGGTATGGGATTTGTCTCGTAAAACATGGCGCGGCAGAGCGGGAGTATCTTATAGAAAAGCGTTCTGGACTCGTCGAATCTGCCTTCGTTAAACAGGGTCACGATCTTCTTCATGTCGGCGGGCAGCACGTTGGCGAGGACCGAGATGACCCCCTTCCCGCCGATGGCGAGCAGCGGCAGGAGCAGGTTGTCGTCGCCCGAAAGCAGCGTGAGGCGGTCGCCGCAGAGCTCGATGACGCGCATCATCTGCACGAGGTCGCCGGTGGCCTCCTTGATGGCGACGATGTTGGGCGCGCGGCCCAACAGCTCCAGTATGCTCTCCGGCAGAAAGTTGACGGCCGTGCGGACCGGTATGTTATAGAGGATAACCGGTATGGCGATCGATTTCGCCACGGTCTCGAAATGGGCGACGAGCCCCCTCTGGGGCGGCCTGTTGTAATAGGGGTTTACGAGCAGCACCCCGTCCACGCCGTATTCCTGCGCGGCCTGGGAAAGGTGCACCGCCTCGCGGGTTGAGTTGGAGCCCGTTCCGGCGATCACCTTCACCCGTTTGTCGACCATCGCGACCACGCGCTTTACGTATTCCTTGTGCTCCTCGAACGAAAGCGTGGGCGATTCCCCGGTCGTGCCGACCGGCACCACGCCGTCCACACCGCCCTTCACCTGCGCCTCGATCAGACCCTCGAGCGAGGTATAATCTATTTTGTCGTCCCGAAACGGCGTTACGAGCGCCGTAAACACACCCTTGAACATGACATCATCCCCTTTGTTTTATCGCGTGGCGGCCGCGTCAATCATTTCCGCTGCACGTCCACAAGCTGAAAAAGCCGCTCCTCGAAATACTGTTTGTCATACGCCTTGTCTTTAAAGTCGTCGTCGAAGAGGAAGAGTATGAGCACACGCTCCGCTTTTAAAAAATCGATCGAAACGGGATGGGCGTGCACTTTTATAAAATCGCTTCCCGTCGTAATGATAATGTTCACGACCTCGCCCTTTTTGAGCGGGGCCTCCTCCCTCCCGGCGTTCTGTTTCATTACGTACCGGTCGCTTTCGTATCCCCTGAGGCCCGCAACGTGCTCGTCCTTAATGAAGGAAGAGCAGGAGCAGAGAAACACGAGAGCGGCAACCGCCCATTTTTTCATCGATAACCTCGCTGCCGGCAGAAATCACACCGCGGCGCGGGGGCGCCGGCGGAGCGCCTTCCCGCAGCCTTCATTGGTAGTAAAAATGGCAGGGCATTGTCAAGGATTTATTTATGATAGGCGATGCCCTCGCACGAGGCGATGTGCCTGCCGGCACCGCCACGCACGTCGATCTTCCACACGCTGACCTTCTTGCCGATGTTGACCGGGAGGGCCTCGGCCACGATCTTCTCCCCGTCCATCGCCCCCGCGAGATAGCTTATTGAAAAGTGCACCGCCAGCGCCTTCGTCCCCATGGAGTTGCAGGCCACCGCGAAGGCCTGGTCTGCCACCGCGTGGACCGTTATGCCGTGCGCGCGCTCGGCGGCGTTGAGGTACTCGTGCATGACGGTGAGCGAACAGCGCGCGTAGGCCTCCCGCGCCTCCTCCACCACGATGCCGAGGAAGGTTGCCATGGGGTCGCGTCCCACGATCTCACGGGCGTATTCCACCGGGCTGTTGATGATCGTCATCGTCCCCTCCCCTACGGCGCGTGGAGCTTGCGGAAGTCGTGATTCGGCGCCGCCGACCCGCACAGGGTCTGTATGAATACGAGACCGTGTATTATTCGCTTTTGCATCGCGTCCTCCGGCGCTTGTGATGCGCAATCATAGAGGCGAAAATGGGAGATGTCAAGTATTATACGCGGGGGCCCCGGCAGAGACGCACGATCGGGCGTTTCTACGGGCGTTCGGCCTTCCTCTTCAGATGCTCGAGCCAGCGATCGATTGACCTGTCGAGGAACTTCGGCATCACGATGCTCAATATCAGCGCCAGCCAGCCTTCCATGGTTTCTTCGGTGCTCACGATGGTGCCCTCGCCCTTTTTCTTGAAGTACCACTTGTGACGGGCGCGCGTCCCCAGCGCCCTCCCGTTCCAGATTACCTCCTCGCCGTCAACCACCTTCTCTATGGTGGATTCAATCGTCATGCCGCCGGACTTCCAATGGAACACCGTTCCGGGCGCGAGCTTGCCGCCGAGGGCGGCCTCGGTGATGCCGGGGTGCCAGGCGGGCCATTTGTTGATATCGGCGTGGATGGCCCACACTTTTTTTACCGGGGCGTTGACGTAGAGGGCTTTTATTGATTCCAGTTTTCCGAAAAAGGGGATTCCCATTTGATTCTCCTTTATGGATGGATGATTCCATGAGTCCGTCAGTGTATCTTTATCGTTATTCATTATCCGCTTTTTCGTGAGGGAGTCAATCAGTTAATTTGACGGTTGTCTTCCAAGTGTTTTCAATCCGGTGATTTTCAAGTCTGTACGTCGTTCAGTTTCAACCGGGCCGCGCAATCGCCATCGGTTCCGGTCGGGGCGGTGCGAGAGAAGAGCCGCCGGTCGGCCGACGGAACGACGCCCGCATGTGCGGCTTCAGCAAGCGTTGAGGCAAGGAGGGCGCATAGCCGGTTTATGAACGACTGGCCTTCAATACGGCCGTACAGCCATTCCGCGGAGGGCCGCGATTTTCCCCTGATGTTGCTTTGTTTCACCCCATCGGCAAAGGGAAGTAAAACCGAGATGACGGTTTCGGCACCGGGGTGCCATTCGCGCGGGGTCATGCAGAGGCCGCCGATTACGGCGGGAGAAGCCGTCGACAGGCCGGTTTTGTTTTCCCTATGTTATCAACCATACAACGACGGAACCGTCAAGCTGAATCGTTACATGGAAAAGCCCGTTGACTTTTCCCCGAAGCTTGTGTAATGTGCTGAAATCACTCACATTGCCTGTATTTAACGGCTTTATAAGCCGCAATTTTAAATGATGAAGAACGCATTTACCGCAAAATAGAGAGAATGACGGCCATGGGCATAATAAATGCACAGCATTATCCGGGGAGGCATTGTGCAAGCACGGCGCTCTGCAATCTGGTGAATTATCATGGGATCCGATGGAGCGAGGCCCTGTGCTTCGGAATAGGGTGCGGTCTTGGGATATGGTATCTTGAAAACGGCGGGGAATCGCTCGAAAGAATAATCCATGTGCGTTCGGAGGACATCGAAGAGCAGTTTTTTACACGCATTGGACGGACTTTCCAATGGAGTATATATGCCGATCCCGGTGAAAGCGAAAGCGACCTGTGTGCAGTACTGGACGAAGGGAGGCCTGCCATGGTGCAGTCGGACATTTATCATCTTCCCTATTATAATTCCGGCACGCATTTCCCGGGCCATGTGATTACCGTCTGGGGATATGATGTTGATCGAAAGGTATTTTATGTTACCGATACCGAGCGCGAAAACATGCTCGAGGTCCCGTTCGAGGCGATGAGAAAGGCACGCTACAGTAAAATGGGATTTTTTACCATCAAGGGAAATATGTACGCGCCGGAGAACATCAGCATGCCCGACAGCCTCCCCGCGGTACTGAGCGGCGCTATCATCGATTCCAGCCGCAGGCTTATGGATGCGAAATCAAAATATCAGGGGATTCAGGCCCTGAAGACCTGGATCGAAGAGCTGGATGACTGGAAGCGTTTCAACGACTGGAAATGGACGGCGCGTTTTACGTACCAGGTGATCGAGAAACGCGGCACCGGCGGCGGCGGGTTCCGGCTGATTTATGCCGAGTTCCTCAAGGAGGCGGCATCCCTCGTGCCGCAGATACCGGCTCTCGGGCTGCCTGAGCTGATGCGCGAGGCGGCACGGGCATGGAGTGATCTCGCCCGGGCATTAAAGGGGGCGTCGGAGCGCGAGGTCTTCGATGCCGGAGAGGTCCGCACAAGGCTCGAGAAGGTGCTCGCGCTGGAGTCGCGGTATCATGAGAGCGCGCTGCGGCTTGCCGTATAACGCGGGATGGATTGAAGGCGACGTGATGAATGCGAAGCGGAGCGGCCACCCGCCGTGGCCTGCGCGCCGGCAGGGCATCCCCGGCATTCGGCCCCGGTGAAATGCCCGGGCAGGGCCTTGAACTGCGGACAGTGTTCGAAGACCGGCCAGAACTTTTTGAAGCGTTCGGCGTAACCGTCGAACGAGCCCAGGAGCTCCCTCAGCTTTTCGCCGTGGAACCTGATCTCGCCCTCGGCGTACGCCATGCACTTTCCGCGGTTGAGCCCGCAGGGCGCGAGCCGTTTGAGCATGTCCTCGTGCTTCATGACACCCCTCCTTATCGGTACCCTATTCCTTTACAAACTCCATCGCCACGAACGGGACCGTCAGCGTGAAGCCGGTCCCCTCTTCGCATTTCGCGTTGATCCGCGTCTCGATGTCGGCGAATATACGCTGCCGCGCCTCGGCGGGGACGCAGCTCTTCCAGCCGTCGAGAAAGGCCAGGCGGATGAAGAAGTGTTTGAGCATCGCCGTGCCGTCGGCGAAACGGTAATCGAAGCCGTCCGCGATCGACCTCTTCCGCGCGAAGCGGTTCTCCCCGAAGAGCCTTTCGATAAGCGCGATGGGCGGCCTTTTCGCGCGTATATGCTCGTCGATGACCGGCAGGTATTCCGCCATTCCGTGCGCGCGCAGGCTTTCCCGGTACACGTCGTAGAACTCGATCATCGTCGCGTCGAGGTTCATGGTCATGACGAATTGACAGCCGGGCCGGGCCACGCGCGCGC
Above is a window of Spirochaetota bacterium DNA encoding:
- the dapB gene encoding 4-hydroxy-tetrahydrodipicolinate reductase encodes the protein MRAGLCGVSGRMGTAILRVLVERGHTALAAFDAPSAPCMGKDVGSLLHGENTGVLVSAINEADAARVDGLIDFSAPAATMQLLSLAQGLGKPLVVGTTGFSNEQRRRFEEAARSIPLLVSPNMSVGVNLLFRLTETAARVLGDDFDVEVFEAHHRFKKDAPSGTAKRLIEVVKGSSGHLTAAGEAYDRSGIIGGRTSGEIGVQVLRGGDIVGEHTVYFAGIGERVELTHRATSRDNFARGAVRALEYIAGRKPGLYSMFDVLGI
- a CDS encoding helix-turn-helix domain-containing protein; this encodes MTEKRGEGKGGFREFRENPYDPGAKKPEDVVRIFYMNNVPLVPVVSHRGILLGILRKEDVVAELSDIERAAKLSIDAFITGLARKMRLDEVLPHVAENREFVTINLFGEIQGTWSRLQLLAACESPRGAESTAADAAGDREKQAMEWMIYLILEHIPRALYALNERGGTIFYNSHFEDLYEAALKREVDTAFVEKSLGNSDKNEVHTRADGSDEPYFYNKDMRIYYEKVPFQSGGKNVGYLIYCGRELNAPSAGGKAARRGKKQPLAQTLESAERTAIVNAIIAQGGDAKKAAEDLGLSRATLSARMKKLGIVDKGRTGRGPKK
- the rpmE gene encoding 50S ribosomal protein L31, translated to MKPNIHPEYKETVVRCACGNEIKTRSTSKDLRVEICSACHPFYTKQHKILDATGRVDKFKKKYNIK
- a CDS encoding PEP/pyruvate-binding domain-containing protein, yielding MMVEPDAYDPRNLLVPIEGRAGAIVRVESLIAEMSHPNIDWKHVVAGIRSYLFDHIHDISPHADTVLPVIFHYLREATLRKKGSTLRAGETFFDRYLFVLTAIAEGRAELGPIALRFHEFARDYLDLMKRESADGYYFEGVNERVCRVGGVLAANSGAGDGILDLVSDLLVGQLALHAERSVSARDVEVENLRAALGRDAGTAELFELLEKVSQRRKREDVLLAARPNAGSAAERFARIASVADFSRNTRTWERICAVGRGLVERGSVSSEEGVLALLAFLIRRAQEGDDRDLQLFISRSVASFCGALDGSGRGSLLKSVVDMVMPLLLREVESDGSYYSAFATIYTIGKTVVESGRVSLIDHFVDILIQSRFRFPEFSGIASDWSVIVNSSHLENIRTWMRLIEIDPPVMKKLAAGLIVNLKLGGVFLKDTDVFQRDISQLLNSDYKDVFHLITSLAAVFPAFYHDIGATGDIRSFTEKIDTNHRMNDLVHFLRKQVHVESSSRTVLLIQRIMEFWMTGEGRLLEGLVPAEVYDTLPRAWRLINLDNEPAAQALFEAARRHFSEVADGHFWDFLGAVGKKRFIEFAAVAAMQGVSDAERTDAIGCFEEYFDTRFPAEMTKMLHFIKNMFDIDTSKTKIWKFLYDISDEEFRKMFENVRFLDISRVNIEKFITFLHVYRMIFDKYNFSKVRDVEKLEAYAREGLFAPPEDLFEALRGSDPYAALGALLDLQYSLKWDILLSGKVFEPLDTIEFKRHIAFGIPSMYGSYKEKKFDTLKVFFHCNLIRERLFESMVETCSVFSGRALDFGETRRVMRLFGRTFEIDGLSGQEMRSVLSLMDAPNLRLSQFRDIVTSLFTIHGEVSDHFNEMYKYVCTAIINNIGAGRIVEDYLPGEGRGSADVIADRFLRSQIMLSPLLQLFDNMLIRLRERMDQALGRGDDSVCLNACDVRRAKGDIFFPIGKYPGRHSYSELFVPLWLAGGKAQGLVIAANMESISVPEGIVLSAELYKRLREGDVRNPRFQRKIIFSLRQYVDRLTDGRFGNPSNPVLLSVRSGGVFSMPGVMDTITNVGITQDVIDYYARQDPWFAYDCYRRLIHDFALSYYGMDRALYERLMTQAKEEAAVDLKEKLTGRQMEILTKKYRYAINRAGFSVPKDHYEQLYHAIVAVYQSWNSPVARNYRQFVNMSDEWGTAVIVQKMVFGNNSPNSITGVVHSHYLGYENIGLFGEYKTRAQGHDIVSGVARVFPISEQQRSTYTASSPFSSMERSYPEQYRKVYDAVKRIRERWGNEVEIEFTLENDTLYILQIRGITNHIFETDELDEGPLALLEYLLGKGLAASGGAVCGRAVFDIDRIDIIRKRFKGDKIILVRPETNPEDVIGIKKSEGILTSVGGMTSHAVLQMRRLEKSGVSDFSVMRVDEGANRAVVNLEAQGKGRFVIAEGDFLTIDGSTGHVYSGFHATVKKRL
- the rho gene encoding transcription termination factor Rho, with protein sequence MDLSDLKSKTINELLALSRTMGVDGVSGLKKQDMIFELLKAQTERNGLIFSSGVLEILSDGYGFLRSPNYNYLPGPDDIYVSPSQIRLFGLRTGDTVTGQIRPPKDNERFYALLRVEAVNFEDPDRLQSRTLFDNLTPLYPMERIVMETASENVDMRIVNIMTPFGKGQRALIVAPPRTGKTMLLQKIANSITTNHPEIFLIVLLIDERPEEVTDMQRTVNGEVISSTFDEPASRHVQVTEMVLEKAKRLVEHKKDVVILLDSITRLARAYNQVVPTSGKILSGGVDSNALHKPKRFFGAARNIEEGGSLTILATALVDTGSRMDEVIFEEFKGTGNSELHLDRKLSDRRIFPAIDINKSGTRKEELLLDDEELNKLWILRKVISAMSPTEAMELLVEKMKATKNNKAFFKAMNT
- the dapA gene encoding 4-hydroxy-tetrahydrodipicolinate synthase, which translates into the protein MFKGVFTALVTPFRDDKIDYTSLEGLIEAQVKGGVDGVVPVGTTGESPTLSFEEHKEYVKRVVAMVDKRVKVIAGTGSNSTREAVHLSQAAQEYGVDGVLLVNPYYNRPPQRGLVAHFETVAKSIAIPVILYNIPVRTAVNFLPESILELLGRAPNIVAIKEATGDLVQMMRVIELCGDRLTLLSGDDNLLLPLLAIGGKGVISVLANVLPADMKKIVTLFNEGRFDESRTLFYKILPLCRAMFYETNPIPVKAAMEMMGRCAGDIRLPLVPLSDEHRAKLRQALVDYGVKL
- a CDS encoding RNA polymerase sigma factor RpoD/SigA, which translates into the protein MRAYEGYDEISISQYFHAINAVKLLTAEEEVELAIAKGEGDELARERLVNANLRLVVKIAKNYTGLEPSLIDLVQEGNIGLMRAAEKFDYKMGCRFSTYASYWIKHYITRFIAKRSRAIRIPIRKGDLFKKVRMAQESLTNDLGKEPSTREIADLLGVDENTVVDIIEVFQPTVSLEHPLNDDEFNLYEVVCDEKYQSPDQAVYRKDLRGELEEAMSSLMNNEKKILRMRFGFDDERPVTLKEVGAEFGISAETVRQIESRAMKKIRKTYAHLENYLM